One Chromobacterium paludis genomic window carries:
- a CDS encoding (Fe-S)-binding protein, with product MKTPADVYLFGTCLLDLFLPEAGLDAIALLEGLGVRVHYPQAQSCCGQPAYTSGHPKEALAVARAQLACFPEDWPIVVPSGSCGGMIQHHWPRLFAGEADEMAACAIAARVVEFSDFLLNHLDWRPQDQGAPVKVAVHTSCSARREMNVHKSSWALVDRLQNVERVAHDHESECCGFGGTFSIKHPDIAGAMVADKAQSLQDSGAVEFVTADGGCLLNINGKLGQCGSGFQGRHLASFLLERTGGKR from the coding sequence ATGAAGACGCCTGCCGACGTTTACCTGTTCGGCACCTGTCTGCTCGACCTGTTCCTGCCGGAAGCTGGCCTAGACGCCATCGCCCTGCTGGAAGGCCTGGGCGTGCGGGTGCACTACCCCCAGGCCCAGAGCTGCTGCGGCCAGCCGGCCTATACCAGCGGCCATCCCAAGGAAGCGCTGGCCGTGGCGCGCGCGCAGCTGGCCTGTTTCCCGGAGGACTGGCCCATCGTGGTGCCGTCCGGCTCCTGCGGCGGCATGATCCAGCACCATTGGCCTCGCCTGTTCGCCGGCGAGGCGGATGAAATGGCGGCCTGCGCCATCGCCGCGCGAGTGGTGGAATTTTCCGATTTCCTGCTCAATCACCTGGACTGGCGGCCGCAAGACCAGGGCGCGCCGGTCAAGGTGGCGGTGCATACCTCCTGCTCGGCGCGGCGAGAGATGAATGTGCACAAGAGCAGTTGGGCGCTGGTGGACCGGCTGCAGAACGTCGAGCGCGTGGCGCATGACCATGAGTCCGAATGCTGCGGCTTTGGCGGCACTTTCTCCATCAAGCATCCGGACATCGCCGGCGCGATGGTGGCGGACAAGGCCCAGTCCCTGCAGGACAGCGGCGCGGTGGAATTCGTTACCGCCGACGGCGGCTGCCTGCTCAATATCAACGGCAAGCTGGGCCAGTGCGGCAGCGGCTTCCAGGGCCGGCATCTGGCCAGCTTTCTGCTGGAGCGCACCGGAGGCAAGCGATGA
- a CDS encoding ArsR/SmtB family transcription factor — METLTAAERLAALGHESRLSIYRLLVEAGPDGLIASAIAETLGLPAATLSFHLSHLSRVGLVKGERESRFIRYSAEYGAMDALIAFLTRNCCQGEPCLPQTACCEPQPSDNGDKHS; from the coding sequence ATGGAAACATTAACCGCCGCCGAACGCCTGGCCGCCCTGGGGCATGAGTCCAGGCTGTCCATCTACCGCCTGCTGGTCGAAGCCGGCCCGGATGGGCTGATCGCCAGCGCCATCGCCGAGACGCTGGGCCTGCCCGCCGCCACGCTGTCCTTCCACCTGTCGCACCTAAGCCGGGTGGGTCTGGTCAAGGGCGAGCGCGAGAGCCGCTTCATCCGCTATTCAGCCGAATACGGCGCGATGGACGCGCTGATAGCCTTTCTGACCCGCAACTGCTGCCAAGGCGAGCCCTGCCTGCCGCAAACCGCCTGCTGCGAACCTCAGCCATCCGATAACGGAGACAAACACTCATGA
- a CDS encoding LutC/YkgG family protein: MSARASILQRLRAAPRQAFSRPDLASHFQRFASQDDEIARLRHWAAMMRAVKTDILWTRGAEWDAALAGWLAAHPQDSILLSDTPHGRRLAQCLEGRAGAPRIVWFEREVDGWKAELFDIAAGFTSVRCGIAATGTLVLWPDEAEPRTMSLVPPLHIALFDAATLYPDFYSAMKGENWSAGMPTNALLISGPSKTADIQQTLAYGAHGPRELLVLAVLPPHIAIHDVEGEAR, from the coding sequence ATGAGCGCCCGAGCTTCCATCTTGCAGAGGCTGCGCGCCGCGCCACGGCAGGCGTTTTCGCGCCCGGACCTGGCCAGCCATTTCCAGCGCTTTGCCAGCCAGGACGATGAAATCGCCCGCTTGCGCCATTGGGCGGCGATGATGCGCGCGGTGAAAACCGACATCCTGTGGACGCGCGGGGCCGAGTGGGACGCGGCGCTGGCCGGCTGGCTGGCCGCGCATCCGCAAGATTCCATCCTGTTGTCCGACACGCCGCATGGCCGCAGGCTGGCGCAATGCCTTGAGGGCAGGGCGGGCGCGCCGCGCATCGTCTGGTTCGAACGCGAGGTGGATGGCTGGAAGGCGGAGTTGTTCGACATCGCCGCCGGTTTCACGTCGGTCCGCTGCGGCATCGCCGCCACCGGCACGCTGGTATTGTGGCCGGACGAGGCAGAGCCGCGCACCATGAGCCTGGTGCCGCCCTTGCACATCGCCTTGTTCGACGCCGCGACCTTGTACCCGGATTTCTATTCGGCGATGAAGGGCGAGAATTGGTCTGCCGGCATGCCCACCAACGCGCTGCTGATCTCCGGGCCGTCCAAGACCGCGGACATCCAGCAAACGCTGGCCTACGGCGCGCACGGCCCGCGCGAGCTGTTGGTGTTGGCCGTGCTGCCGCCGCATATCGCCATCCATGATGTGGAAGGAGAGGCGAGATGA
- a CDS encoding chemotaxis protein, with translation MSDLLKKVDARTKLAGTNKLEILLFSLGDDQRTGRKEVFGINVFKVREVMRTPEITSAPEMPASVEGMVSLRGALVPVVDLAKYTGVVTPRRPEIMIITEYNGHTQGFLVEAVDTILRLDWSSMRVPPDMITNRMAGLVTAVTELENGTLVMMLDVEKVLAETCVVDDAQSYIAIEPVKTECHIFFADDSAVARKQIERTLEAMHIRHTSAINGMRGWEDLQKMAQQADAAGYPLSEVLHLILTDVEMPEMDGYMLTKMIKDDPRFAGIPVLMHSSLSGMANKKLGESVGVDAYVSKDEPQKLASKLRAMLPPEKVA, from the coding sequence ATGTCCGACCTATTGAAGAAAGTTGATGCCCGGACCAAGCTGGCGGGCACCAACAAGCTGGAAATTCTGCTGTTCTCGCTGGGGGATGACCAGCGTACCGGTCGCAAGGAGGTGTTCGGCATCAATGTGTTCAAGGTGCGCGAGGTGATGCGCACGCCGGAAATCACATCGGCGCCCGAAATGCCGGCCTCGGTGGAAGGCATGGTCAGCCTGCGAGGCGCCTTGGTGCCGGTGGTGGATCTGGCCAAATACACCGGCGTGGTGACGCCGCGCCGGCCGGAAATCATGATCATCACGGAGTACAACGGCCACACCCAGGGCTTCCTGGTGGAGGCGGTGGATACCATACTGCGGCTGGACTGGTCGTCGATGCGGGTGCCACCGGACATGATCACCAACCGCATGGCCGGCCTGGTCACTGCGGTGACCGAGCTGGAAAACGGCACGCTGGTGATGATGCTGGACGTGGAGAAGGTGCTGGCCGAAACCTGCGTGGTGGATGATGCGCAGAGCTATATCGCCATTGAGCCGGTGAAGACGGAGTGCCACATCTTCTTCGCCGATGACAGCGCGGTGGCGCGCAAGCAGATCGAGCGCACGCTGGAGGCGATGCACATCCGCCATACTTCGGCCATCAACGGCATGCGCGGCTGGGAGGATCTGCAAAAAATGGCGCAGCAGGCCGATGCCGCCGGCTACCCGCTGAGCGAGGTGTTGCACCTGATCCTGACCGATGTGGAAATGCCGGAAATGGATGGATACATGCTGACCAAGATGATCAAGGACGATCCGCGCTTCGCCGGCATCCCGGTGCTGATGCACTCGTCCTTGTCCGGTATGGCCAACAAGAAACTGGGCGAGTCGGTAGGGGTGGATGCCTATGTGTCCAAGGATGAGCCGCAGAAGCTGGCCAGCAAACTCAGGGCCATGCTGCCGCCGGAGAAGGTGGCTTAA
- a CDS encoding FCD domain-containing protein, with protein sequence MSYPKVSLPKLSDVIVRQLEKRILDGVLKPGDRLPPERQLAEEFGVSRPSLREAIQQLASRGLLSSRQGGGTWVTDRLETAFSDPWEKLLGQHEELHGDVLEFRRVLEGTVARCAASRATPADLERLQRCVDRLQKAYRGGDLAEQAQADVEFHQAVAEASHNVLFAHLSGSLLAMLQRHVKDNIANLFAVGEVAEALREQHLAIWQAIRDRQPDSAQRAAERHLDFVADTLQNQQILAERDARARARLAHENAGPAAD encoded by the coding sequence ATGAGCTACCCCAAAGTCTCCCTGCCCAAGCTGTCCGACGTGATCGTGCGGCAACTGGAAAAACGCATACTCGACGGCGTGCTCAAGCCAGGCGACCGCCTGCCGCCGGAGCGGCAATTGGCCGAGGAGTTCGGCGTGTCCCGCCCCTCGCTGCGCGAGGCCATCCAACAGCTGGCCTCGCGCGGCCTGCTGTCCAGCCGCCAGGGCGGCGGCACCTGGGTGACCGACAGGCTGGAGACGGCGTTTTCCGATCCTTGGGAAAAACTGCTGGGACAGCATGAGGAACTGCACGGCGACGTGCTGGAGTTTCGCCGCGTGCTGGAAGGCACGGTGGCGCGCTGTGCCGCCAGCCGCGCCACGCCGGCCGATCTGGAACGGCTGCAGCGCTGCGTGGACCGGCTGCAAAAAGCCTATCGCGGCGGCGATCTGGCGGAGCAGGCGCAGGCCGATGTGGAATTTCACCAGGCGGTGGCCGAAGCCTCGCACAACGTCTTGTTCGCCCATTTGTCCGGCAGCCTGCTGGCCATGCTGCAGCGCCATGTCAAAGACAATATCGCCAATCTGTTCGCCGTCGGCGAGGTGGCCGAGGCGCTGCGCGAGCAGCACTTGGCGATCTGGCAGGCGATACGCGACCGCCAGCCCGACTCCGCGCAGCGGGCGGCGGAACGCCATCTGGATTTCGTCGCCGACACCTTGCAAAACCAGCAAATCCTGGCCGAGCGAGACGCGCGCGCCCGCGCGCGCCTGGCGCATGAAAACGCCGGCCCAGCAGCCGACTGA
- a CDS encoding LutB/LldF family L-lactate oxidation iron-sulfur protein gives MNEQKITVYPSRAFKDNARLALSDDKLRQSLRGSMDFLMAKRLAAFPDEAELSALRTLGEGIRQRCLSRLPELLEQLEDKLTANGVKVHWAETAEEANRIIHGIVAARQGKRMVKGKSMVSEEIELNHYLADQGVEAVESDMGEYIVQLAGEKPTHIIMPAIHKTKQDIAQLFHEQLPDTPYTEDVDALIQIGRRVLRRKFLDADVGLSGVNFAVAETGTLCLVENEGNGRMCTTVPDVHIAITGIEKVVEKLEDVAPLYSLLTRSAIGQPITTYFNMISGPRRAGEKDGPREVHLVLLDNGRSQAYADEQLRKTLQCIRCGACMNHCPVYTRIGGHAYGTTYPGPIGEIISPHLMGLENTRDLPTASSLCGACGEVCPVRIPIPEMLMRLREESQRPADERVAHPLRGQGAAAGGAERLAWKGWRLVHASPNLYRLFGWAATRLRQHTPKNQLGWTQNHLPLTPAAKTLHELVREREANKGRSA, from the coding sequence ATGAATGAGCAGAAGATCACCGTCTACCCGTCGCGCGCCTTCAAGGACAACGCGCGGCTGGCGCTGAGTGACGACAAGCTGCGGCAAAGCCTGCGCGGATCGATGGACTTCCTGATGGCCAAGCGGCTGGCGGCATTTCCGGACGAGGCGGAGCTGTCCGCGCTGCGCACGCTGGGCGAGGGCATACGCCAGCGCTGTTTGTCCCGGCTGCCGGAGCTGCTGGAACAGCTGGAAGACAAGCTCACGGCAAACGGCGTGAAAGTGCATTGGGCGGAAACGGCGGAGGAGGCCAACCGCATCATCCACGGCATTGTCGCCGCCCGGCAGGGCAAGCGGATGGTCAAAGGCAAGTCCATGGTCAGCGAGGAGATCGAGCTCAACCATTACCTGGCCGATCAGGGCGTGGAGGCGGTTGAGAGCGATATGGGCGAGTACATCGTCCAGCTGGCGGGCGAGAAACCCACCCACATCATCATGCCGGCCATCCACAAGACCAAGCAGGATATCGCCCAGCTGTTCCACGAGCAGCTGCCGGACACGCCCTACACCGAGGACGTGGACGCGTTGATCCAGATCGGCCGCCGCGTGCTGCGCCGCAAGTTTCTGGATGCCGATGTCGGCCTGTCCGGCGTCAACTTCGCAGTGGCCGAAACCGGCACCTTGTGCCTGGTGGAAAACGAAGGCAACGGCCGCATGTGCACCACGGTGCCGGACGTTCACATCGCCATCACCGGCATCGAAAAGGTGGTGGAAAAGCTGGAGGATGTGGCGCCGCTGTACAGCCTGCTGACCCGCTCCGCCATCGGCCAGCCCATCACCACCTACTTCAATATGATCAGCGGTCCACGCCGTGCAGGCGAGAAGGATGGCCCGCGCGAAGTGCATCTGGTGCTGCTGGACAACGGCCGCAGCCAGGCCTACGCCGACGAGCAGCTGCGCAAGACATTGCAATGCATACGCTGCGGCGCCTGCATGAACCATTGTCCGGTCTACACCCGCATCGGCGGCCACGCTTACGGCACGACGTATCCGGGACCGATAGGCGAAATCATCTCGCCGCATCTGATGGGGCTGGAAAACACCCGCGACCTGCCGACCGCGTCCAGCCTGTGCGGCGCTTGCGGCGAGGTATGTCCGGTGCGGATTCCGATCCCGGAGATGCTGATGCGGCTGCGCGAGGAAAGCCAGCGGCCGGCCGATGAACGCGTGGCGCACCCGCTGCGCGGTCAGGGCGCGGCGGCCGGCGGCGCGGAGCGCCTGGCCTGGAAGGGCTGGCGGCTGGTTCATGCCTCACCCAATCTATACCGGCTATTCGGCTGGGCGGCCACGCGCCTTCGCCAGCACACGCCCAAGAATCAGCTCGGTTGGACGCAGAACCACCTGCCGCTGACGCCGGCGGCCAAGACGCTGCACGAGCTGGTCCGCGAACGCGAAGCGAACAAGGGGAGGTCCGCATGA
- the rfaD gene encoding ADP-glyceromanno-heptose 6-epimerase, producing the protein MTIVVTGAAGFIGSNLVKGLNQRGITDIIAVDNLSNGDKFHNLVDCEISHYLDKHEFLHLLLDGEYEGELSAILHQGACSDTMNHDGKYMMDNNYQYTLALFDYCQHEEIQFLFASSAATYGKGTEFKEQREYEGPLNVYGYSKFLFDQVLRQRMKEGLSAQAVGFRYFNVYGPREQHKGRMASVAFHHFNQYREHGKVKLFGGWDGWGDGMQSRDFVSVEDVVKVNLHFLDHPEKSGIFNLGSGRSQPFNDVAEATVNACRRHEGKPALTLAEMVAQGIVEYIPFPDALKGKYQSFTQADIAKLRAAGYQEPMLSVSEGVDRYVDWLMDRQG; encoded by the coding sequence ATGACTATCGTCGTCACCGGCGCCGCCGGTTTCATCGGCTCCAACCTGGTCAAAGGCCTGAACCAGCGGGGCATCACCGACATCATCGCCGTGGATAATCTGTCCAACGGCGACAAGTTCCATAACCTGGTCGATTGCGAGATCAGCCACTATCTCGACAAGCATGAGTTCCTGCACCTGTTGCTGGACGGCGAGTACGAAGGCGAGCTGAGCGCCATCCTGCATCAGGGCGCGTGCTCGGATACGATGAACCACGACGGCAAGTACATGATGGACAACAACTATCAGTACACGCTGGCGCTGTTCGACTACTGTCAGCATGAGGAAATCCAGTTCCTGTTCGCCTCCAGTGCCGCCACCTACGGCAAGGGCACGGAATTCAAGGAGCAGCGCGAATACGAGGGACCGTTGAACGTCTACGGCTACTCCAAGTTCCTGTTCGACCAGGTGCTGCGCCAGCGCATGAAGGAAGGCCTTTCCGCGCAGGCGGTCGGTTTCCGCTATTTCAATGTCTACGGCCCGCGCGAGCAGCATAAGGGGCGCATGGCTTCTGTCGCCTTCCACCATTTCAACCAGTACCGCGAGCACGGCAAGGTCAAGCTGTTTGGCGGCTGGGACGGCTGGGGAGACGGCATGCAGAGCCGGGACTTCGTGTCGGTGGAGGATGTGGTCAAGGTCAATCTGCATTTCCTGGACCACCCGGAGAAGAGCGGCATCTTCAACCTGGGCAGTGGCCGCTCCCAGCCCTTCAACGATGTGGCCGAGGCCACGGTCAACGCCTGCCGCCGCCACGAGGGCAAGCCGGCGCTGACGCTGGCCGAGATGGTCGCCCAGGGCATCGTTGAGTACATCCCCTTCCCGGATGCGCTGAAGGGCAAATACCAGAGCTTTACCCAGGCCGACATCGCCAAGCTGCGCGCGGCCGGTTACCAGGAACCCATGCTGTCGGTCAGCGAAGGCGTGGACCGCTATGTGGACTGGTTGATGGATCGCCAGGGCTGA
- a CDS encoding FAD-binding and (Fe-S)-binding domain-containing protein produces MSPAHQAFLQDLRRVMPDKRIYTDPLSTLAYGTDASFYRLRPQIVAKVETEAEVAELLRLARLHRVAVTFRAAGTSLSGQAVSDSVLILLGDGFNQGEVLDGGERIRLKPGMIGSHANAMLAPLGRKIGPDPASINTAKIGGIAANNSSGMCCGTRDNSYHTLHSLRVLLLDGAALDTADAASVAAFRVSHADMLDGLAQLSRELAGDPQLAARVRRKYRLKNTTGYGINALLDFADPLEMLSHLMIGSEGTLGFISEITFHTVIEHPHKASALVWFDDLASCCHAVSALSAARDAGGVSAVELIDSRSLRAVQGKPGLPDFLHRPVGPDSACLLIELRAESEARLDACSAQIDALLAGFKPKVSSGFSRDARECETYWALRKGLFPAVGAARPTGTTVVIEDVAFPVPQLADGVARLSALFDKHGYHEALLFGHALDGNLHFVFAPGFESPAEVARYDAFMQDVSDLVAGEYDGSLKAEHGTGRNVAPFVRQEWGDAAWHIMRRIKALFDPDGLLNPGVIITDNDRLHLENLKPMPAADDLVDRCTECGFCEPACPSHGLTLSPRQRIVAWRRIRQLERDGEGAMELAALKAGYRYRAIATCAATGMCATRCPVGINTGLLMKKLQGPSQRPALAGFAARHMDWMTAAARTGLKLAHLAGTQRLNALTRRQPGERKVIPLVPASLPRAAAPLRETGGEGEPVVLFVSCVNRTLAEGEGGESVAAHTVRLLRRAGFAPVYPPGHDGLCCGQPFASANAADALAGSQASLNQALLQASGDGRHPVYLDNSPCAVRVKQAQAEGLLDARLQLFDAASFLAQKVLPRLSIAQKLPQLALHIPCSATAMGAAASLKQLAASCCEQLTVPDIACCGFAGDKGFTVPELNAHSLRRLKPALPDACRHGVSMSRTCQIGLTEHGGIPYASIEALLDFCTTPINGPS; encoded by the coding sequence ATGAGTCCGGCCCACCAAGCGTTTCTGCAAGACCTGCGCCGCGTCATGCCGGACAAGCGCATCTACACGGACCCATTGTCCACCCTGGCCTACGGCACCGACGCCAGCTTTTACCGCCTGCGGCCGCAGATCGTCGCCAAGGTGGAAACCGAGGCCGAAGTGGCCGAGCTGCTGCGGCTGGCGAGATTGCACCGCGTCGCCGTCACCTTCCGTGCCGCCGGCACCAGCCTGTCCGGCCAGGCGGTCAGCGATTCGGTGTTGATTCTGCTGGGCGACGGCTTCAACCAGGGCGAAGTGCTGGACGGCGGCGAGCGCATCCGTCTCAAGCCCGGCATGATAGGCTCGCACGCCAACGCGATGCTGGCGCCGTTAGGCCGCAAGATCGGCCCCGATCCTGCGTCGATCAACACCGCCAAGATAGGCGGCATCGCCGCCAACAACTCCAGCGGCATGTGCTGCGGCACCCGCGACAACAGCTACCACACCCTGCATTCGCTGCGGGTGTTGCTGTTGGATGGCGCCGCGCTGGATACCGCCGACGCGGCCAGCGTGGCGGCGTTTCGCGTATCTCATGCGGATATGCTCGATGGCCTGGCCCAGCTGTCGCGCGAGCTGGCCGGTGATCCGCAGCTGGCGGCGCGGGTGCGCCGCAAATACCGGCTGAAGAACACCACCGGCTACGGCATCAACGCCTTGCTGGATTTCGCCGATCCGCTGGAAATGCTCAGCCATTTGATGATCGGCTCCGAAGGCACGCTGGGCTTCATTTCCGAGATTACCTTCCATACCGTGATCGAGCATCCGCACAAGGCCTCGGCGCTGGTGTGGTTCGACGATCTGGCGTCCTGTTGCCACGCGGTATCGGCGCTGAGCGCGGCGCGAGATGCCGGCGGCGTGTCGGCGGTGGAGCTGATAGACAGCCGCAGCCTGCGCGCGGTGCAGGGCAAGCCGGGACTGCCGGATTTCCTGCATCGGCCGGTGGGGCCGGACAGCGCCTGTTTGCTGATCGAACTGCGGGCGGAAAGCGAGGCCAGGCTGGACGCATGCTCGGCCCAGATCGATGCGCTGCTGGCTGGTTTCAAGCCCAAAGTCTCCAGCGGCTTCAGCCGCGACGCGCGCGAGTGCGAAACCTACTGGGCCTTGCGCAAGGGCCTGTTCCCGGCGGTGGGGGCGGCGCGGCCGACGGGGACCACGGTGGTGATAGAGGACGTGGCGTTTCCGGTTCCGCAACTGGCGGACGGCGTGGCCAGGCTGAGCGCGTTGTTCGACAAGCATGGTTACCACGAGGCGCTGCTGTTCGGCCATGCGCTGGACGGCAATCTGCACTTCGTGTTCGCGCCCGGCTTCGAAAGCCCGGCCGAGGTGGCGCGCTACGACGCTTTCATGCAAGACGTCAGCGATCTGGTGGCCGGCGAGTACGACGGCTCGCTGAAGGCCGAGCACGGCACCGGCCGCAATGTGGCGCCCTTTGTGCGCCAGGAGTGGGGCGACGCCGCCTGGCATATCATGCGCCGCATCAAGGCCTTGTTCGACCCGGACGGCCTGCTCAATCCCGGCGTGATCATCACCGACAACGACAGGCTGCATCTGGAAAACCTGAAGCCCATGCCGGCGGCGGATGATTTGGTGGACCGCTGCACCGAGTGCGGCTTCTGCGAGCCGGCCTGTCCCTCGCACGGCCTGACGCTGAGTCCGCGCCAGCGCATCGTCGCCTGGCGGCGCATCCGCCAGCTGGAGCGCGACGGCGAGGGGGCGATGGAACTGGCGGCGCTGAAGGCCGGCTACCGCTACCGCGCCATAGCCACCTGCGCCGCCACCGGCATGTGCGCCACACGCTGCCCGGTGGGCATCAATACCGGCCTGCTGATGAAGAAGTTGCAAGGCCCAAGCCAACGTCCCGCCTTGGCCGGCTTCGCCGCGCGGCATATGGACTGGATGACGGCGGCGGCGAGGACCGGTTTGAAGCTGGCGCATCTGGCGGGAACGCAGCGCTTGAACGCATTGACGCGCCGCCAGCCGGGCGAGCGCAAGGTCATCCCCTTGGTTCCGGCTAGTTTGCCGCGCGCTGCCGCGCCGCTGCGCGAGACGGGCGGGGAGGGCGAGCCAGTGGTGCTGTTCGTCAGCTGCGTCAACCGAACGCTGGCCGAGGGCGAGGGCGGGGAGTCTGTCGCCGCTCATACCGTCAGGCTGTTGCGCCGCGCCGGCTTCGCTCCTGTCTATCCGCCCGGCCATGACGGCTTGTGCTGCGGCCAGCCTTTCGCCTCCGCTAATGCGGCGGATGCCCTGGCCGGCAGCCAGGCATCGCTGAATCAAGCCTTGCTGCAAGCGAGCGGCGATGGCCGCCACCCGGTGTATCTCGACAACAGCCCGTGCGCGGTGCGGGTCAAGCAGGCGCAGGCCGAGGGGCTGCTGGACGCGCGGCTGCAACTGTTCGACGCCGCCAGCTTCCTGGCGCAGAAGGTCTTGCCCAGGCTCTCCATCGCGCAAAAGCTTCCGCAGCTGGCGCTGCACATCCCCTGCAGCGCCACCGCCATGGGCGCGGCGGCCAGCCTGAAGCAGCTGGCGGCCAGCTGCTGCGAGCAACTGACGGTGCCGGACATCGCCTGCTGCGGCTTCGCCGGCGACAAGGGCTTCACTGTGCCGGAACTGAACGCCCACAGCCTGAGGAGATTGAAGCCGGCCTTGCCGGATGCCTGCCGCCACGGCGTGTCGATGAGCCGCACCTGCCAGATCGGCCTGACCGAGCATGGCGGGATTCCCTACGCCAGCATCGAAGCGCTGCTGGATTTTTGCACCACCCCCATCAACGGCCCGTCATGA
- the arsB gene encoding ACR3 family arsenite efflux transporter — translation MSTQHNTAVPSVARGPAMGLFERYLTVWVLLCIAAGIAIGQLAPSLSHAMGRLEIARVNLPVGLLIWVMIIPMLVKVDFGALHEVKQHVRGIAVTLFVNWLVKPFSMALLGWLFIRQLFAPWLPAEQLDSYIAGLILLAAAPCTAMVFVWSRLTNGDPLFTLSQVALNDAIMLFAFAPLVGLLLGISAIVVPWDTLLASVLLYILIPVILAQLWRKMLLAKGQTAFDAAMAKIGPWSMAALLATLVLLFAFQGEAILRQPLVIALLAVPILIQVFFNSALAYWLNKKAGEKHSVACPSALIGASNFFELAVAAAISLFGFHSGAALATVVGVLIEVPAMLLVVKAVNASKRWYES, via the coding sequence ATGAGCACGCAGCACAACACGGCAGTCCCGTCCGTCGCGCGCGGTCCCGCCATGGGCTTGTTCGAACGCTATCTGACGGTATGGGTGCTATTGTGCATCGCGGCCGGCATCGCCATCGGCCAGCTGGCGCCCAGTCTGTCCCATGCGATGGGCCGGCTGGAAATCGCCCGCGTCAACCTGCCGGTGGGCCTGCTGATCTGGGTGATGATCATCCCCATGCTGGTGAAGGTGGATTTCGGCGCGCTGCACGAGGTGAAACAACATGTGCGCGGCATCGCCGTCACCCTGTTCGTCAACTGGCTGGTCAAGCCATTCTCCATGGCGCTGCTGGGCTGGCTGTTCATCCGCCAGCTGTTCGCGCCCTGGCTGCCGGCGGAGCAGCTGGACAGCTATATCGCCGGCCTGATCCTGCTGGCCGCCGCGCCCTGCACCGCCATGGTCTTCGTCTGGAGCCGGCTCACTAACGGCGACCCGCTGTTCACGCTGTCGCAAGTGGCGCTGAACGACGCCATCATGCTGTTCGCCTTCGCCCCCTTGGTCGGCCTGCTGCTGGGCATCTCCGCCATCGTCGTGCCCTGGGACACGCTGCTGGCTTCGGTCCTGCTCTACATCCTGATCCCGGTGATCCTGGCTCAGCTCTGGCGCAAGATGCTGCTCGCCAAAGGCCAGACCGCCTTCGACGCCGCCATGGCCAAGATCGGACCGTGGTCCATGGCCGCGCTATTGGCGACCTTGGTGCTGCTATTCGCCTTCCAGGGCGAGGCCATCCTGCGCCAGCCGCTGGTGATCGCGCTGTTGGCCGTGCCCATCCTGATCCAGGTGTTCTTCAACTCCGCCCTGGCTTACTGGCTGAACAAGAAGGCTGGGGAGAAACATAGCGTGGCCTGCCCGTCGGCGCTGATAGGCGCGTCCAATTTCTTCGAGCTGGCCGTCGCCGCCGCCATCAGCCTGTTCGGCTTCCACTCCGGCGCGGCGCTCGCCACCGTGGTGGGCGTGCTGATAGAGGTGCCGGCCATGCTGCTGGTGGTCAAGGCGGTGAACGCCAGCAAGCGCTGGTATGAGTCGTAA
- a CDS encoding arsenate reductase ArsC, producing MSQLKTVLVLCTGNSCRSQMGEAILNHELAGLARALSAGTAPQPKVADGAIEALRLIGLPTDGLHPKDVEAVMNEDIDLVVSVCDNARESCPVFPRPVKRIHVGFHDPHGEPLDSFIRVRDDIRERLVPAVRAALDI from the coding sequence ATGAGCCAACTGAAAACCGTGCTGGTGCTGTGCACCGGCAATTCCTGCCGCTCCCAGATGGGCGAGGCCATCCTCAATCACGAACTGGCCGGCCTGGCCCGCGCCCTCTCCGCCGGCACCGCGCCGCAGCCCAAGGTGGCCGATGGCGCGATTGAGGCCTTGCGGCTGATCGGCTTGCCCACCGACGGTTTGCATCCCAAGGATGTGGAAGCCGTGATGAACGAGGATATCGATCTGGTGGTCAGCGTCTGCGACAACGCCAGGGAAAGCTGCCCGGTGTTTCCCCGCCCGGTCAAGCGCATCCACGTCGGTTTTCATGATCCGCACGGCGAGCCGCTGGACAGCTTCATCCGCGTGCGCGACGACATCCGCGAGCGGCTGGTTCCCGCCGTGCGCGCGGCCCTGGATATTTGA